A portion of the Segatella copri DSM 18205 genome contains these proteins:
- a CDS encoding SoxR reducing system RseC family protein — protein MNNKIKHSGIVESVEEGCVCIRIVQSSACSACKVAAHCTASESKEKMIEVSTSEASLYHKGDSVVVTADSAVGFRASFYGYLLPLILMVIALVGVLKATHSEGAAALSALGILIPYYVVLYLFRNKLKNKLSFSIES, from the coding sequence ATGAATAACAAAATAAAACATTCTGGCATCGTAGAGAGCGTAGAAGAAGGTTGTGTGTGCATTCGCATCGTACAGTCGTCAGCCTGCAGCGCTTGCAAGGTGGCTGCTCATTGTACTGCATCTGAATCGAAAGAGAAGATGATTGAGGTTTCTACCTCAGAGGCGTCTCTCTACCACAAAGGCGATAGCGTGGTGGTGACTGCTGATTCGGCTGTAGGCTTCAGAGCCAGTTTCTATGGCTATCTCTTGCCGCTGATACTGATGGTGATCGCTTTGGTGGGTGTACTGAAAGCTACTCACTCAGAGGGAGCCGCAGCGCTCTCGGCATTGGGCATTCTCATTCCATACTATGTGGTGCTCTACTTATTCAGAAACAAACTTAAAAACAAACTGAGCTTCTCTATTGAATCATAG